A window of Daphnia pulicaria isolate SC F1-1A chromosome 4, SC_F0-13Bv2, whole genome shotgun sequence genomic DNA:
AACAGCCGACAATGACAATAATGGGACCGCCAAACTGGAAGAAACAGGACGCAAGGATGTAGCTCTTGTGGTTCATAGTTAACGTGTAAGAGTCGAAAGAACACCTTTGAAAATGTTATAGAAAATGAATACAGCGCTTGATTCGATTTTACCGCGATAATAGTGACTCACGTTCCCAACATTCCATCCAGGGCATAAAGGCCCCATCCGACGAGGGGCGTAAGGGCCCAGCCAAATGACCAGATCcaattgaataaaattaatcCGGCAGCTTTGCCGAAAGACAATGGAGTTCCCTTTAGGCCATTAACGATGACATTGTAACGATCCCAGCTGATGACTTTTGGTGTAATAATTGAAAAGttataatacaaatattttattaattacaaCACTTACATGAACAGTTTTGTGTACTTACTGGTTAACGTGGTAATTTGGCTGTATCCGAAAAACGCTCCTGTCAtagccaaaattcaaaatctatTAATCAAGCCGCTAAAATCAAGCGGGAGAATTCATAACTGACCACAGAAAGCGTGAATCTGACAGCCGAGTTCTCCAAATTGCCACGGTCCACCACAAAAGAAGTTGTAAACAGCTTCGGGAATCAGGGCGAGCATGAGGAGAAGGTCTGAAATGGCCAAATTCATAACCAACATGTTGGCCGGCGTCCGTAGAGACTTGTAGCGGCTGAAGATTTTCAGGACGAGGATATTTCCAAAGATAGCGCAGGATCCTAACATTCACATAAATATGCCTTCATGTGATTAAATGTTTGAACTTGAAAGTAATAAAGCCTATGTATAGGCCTATTTCCTACCCATGACCAAATAGTACATTCCAAAGAAGTAAGCGTAAATGGGGTGAACGGCCTTTTGGGTCTGCCAGTGAGGATGCAGGAGCGGTTTGACGTAATCGGGAGCAAAGTTGTAAACGGTGTAGTCATCAGGCACCGACCAAGGATTGAAATCGTGTTTCTGCGCCAATGCCAAGGAGACGTTTCGTGCAATCATGGTGATGTTTGCCATTGTCAGCTAATTAAATGAGTCTGGAAGAATTCTCTTTATTAGTAACGTAGAAAGTGTTGCTGGAGTGCTTGACGAAAAATCTGCGGACTTaaactgaaatttaatttgttttaatgaatGTATATAATTGAAAAAACTAACATGTTTTTGGGTCTACTAAACAGAAACGACCTACTGCC
This region includes:
- the LOC124337060 gene encoding compound eye opsin BCRH2-like, with protein sequence MANITMIARNVSLALAQKHDFNPWSVPDDYTVYNFAPDYVKPLLHPHWQTQKAVHPIYAYFFGMYYLVMGSCAIFGNILVLKIFSRYKSLRTPANMLVMNLAISDLLLMLALIPEAVYNFFCGGPWQFGELGCQIHAFCGAFFGYSQITTLTIISWDRYNVIVNGLKGTPLSFGKAAGLILFNWIWSFGWALTPLVGWGLYALDGMLGTCSFDSYTLTMNHKSYILASCFFQFGGPIIVIVGCYFFIVKAVFQHEEGLRQQAKKMNVTSLRNNAEQDAVTAEMRIAKIAIINITLWIFAWTPFTVICILGTWGNTKYITALVSEIPIVCAKTSAVYNPIIYALSHPKYRECLKEICPWLCIVVEKKKGPNHSSDSDSVKTSATDSA